One segment of uncultured Desulfobacter sp. DNA contains the following:
- a CDS encoding uroporphyrinogen decarboxylase family protein produces MENQELIPHTKEQKEYRARLKRVWDAVRLKQPDRVPMVILDDYFSLHQGGLTPAQAYYDTELAAKVFQEEIVKYGWDMVGLFAAFPGKVGEILGLTTNKWGGYNLPDTQEFQYVEKEYLLADEYDLFLKDPGDFTVRKLWPRMATVLEPFGLFPPLAAMSHAYAPVGELAIALSRPEVLEMLRKMIKAGEEMNKLLEVLDRTTEALKQKGLPVENGLSASFAHAPFDWVSDYLRGIRGSMMDMYYNPDKLKATIEVITPTIIDYAIASAKEMGGTTVSIPLHRGSDSFMSNAQFAEFYWPGLKKLLLALIEADLTPIPFFEGSYTNRLEFLTELPAGKVWGHFDVVDLKKARQAIGDTMCFWGNVPTQVLIAGTPEQTADAVKELIDIFGDTGGLIIDGSAGIPKEAKKENVMAMAETVYKYGVY; encoded by the coding sequence ATGGAAAATCAAGAACTAATACCCCATACCAAAGAACAAAAAGAGTACCGGGCCCGCCTAAAAAGGGTCTGGGACGCGGTGCGGCTCAAACAGCCGGACCGGGTGCCCATGGTGATCCTCGACGATTACTTTTCCCTGCACCAGGGGGGCTTAACCCCGGCCCAGGCCTATTATGACACCGAACTTGCAGCAAAGGTATTTCAAGAAGAGATCGTGAAATACGGCTGGGACATGGTCGGCCTGTTTGCGGCATTTCCCGGAAAGGTCGGGGAGATCCTGGGACTTACCACCAATAAATGGGGCGGGTACAATCTGCCGGATACCCAGGAGTTCCAGTATGTTGAAAAAGAGTACCTGCTCGCTGATGAGTATGACCTGTTTTTAAAGGACCCCGGGGATTTCACGGTTAGAAAGCTGTGGCCGCGCATGGCCACGGTCCTTGAGCCTTTCGGTCTGTTCCCGCCCCTGGCGGCCATGTCCCATGCCTATGCGCCGGTGGGGGAGCTGGCCATTGCCCTTAGCCGGCCCGAGGTGCTGGAGATGCTCAGGAAAATGATCAAAGCCGGCGAGGAGATGAACAAGCTGCTGGAGGTGCTGGACCGGACCACCGAAGCCTTAAAGCAAAAAGGCCTCCCCGTGGAAAACGGGCTGTCGGCCTCTTTTGCCCATGCCCCCTTTGACTGGGTTTCCGATTATCTGCGGGGCATCCGGGGTTCCATGATGGACATGTACTATAACCCGGACAAACTCAAGGCTACCATAGAGGTGATTACCCCCACCATTATAGATTACGCCATTGCAAGCGCCAAAGAAATGGGCGGAACAACGGTCTCCATCCCCCTTCACCGGGGATCGGACTCGTTCATGTCCAACGCCCAGTTTGCCGAATTCTACTGGCCCGGCTTAAAAAAACTTCTGCTGGCCCTGATCGAGGCGGATCTGACCCCCATACCCTTCTTTGAAGGCTCCTATACCAACCGGCTGGAGTTTCTCACCGAGCTTCCCGCCGGCAAGGTCTGGGGGCATTTTGATGTGGTGGATTTAAAAAAGGCCCGGCAGGCCATTGGCGATACCATGTGCTTCTGGGGGAATGTGCCCACCCAGGTGCTGATTGCGGGCACACCGGAACAGACCGCTGATGCTGTTAAAGAACTGATTGATATTTTTGGGGATACCGGCGGCCTGATCATTGACGGATCGGCCGGAATCCCCAAGGAAGCCAAAAAGGAAAATGTCATGGCCATGGCCGAAACAGTTTATAAATACGGGGTTTATTAA
- a CDS encoding ISNCY family transposase (programmed frameshift) — translation MTFGQTPIDQIKIDMRARDEIPKLLLGLQHIYCDQSLRQKVFDILTDMIPESTDSKNGRPGMDLWKILVMGVIRLNCNWDYDKLQEMVNNHKTIRQMLGHGMMDNDIAYPLQTLKDNVRLMTPDILDKINTLVVQEGHKLLMKKTSDDGALIGRCDSFVVETNVHYPTDINLLFDAVRKMIQIAAIISQDIGTSMWRQSAYNIKAFKKLYRIVQRLKHSTSKDEKKKAKRVQQIMDAHTAYIKLAEKYIQKARLTVEMIPASDIICAARAEELQTYINYALWQIDLIKRRVLQDEKIPHEDKIFSIFEPHTEWISKGKAGVPQELGLRVCILEDQYGFILHHRVMEKETDDKVAVAMVTLAQSKFSDLKGCSFDKGFYSPGNKKDLKGRLDILVLPKKGRCNKAEYEEETAEDFIRFKRKHSAVESAINGLENHGLDRCPDHGIQGFKRYVSLSVLARNLQIIGHHIQQKGLKKLQGSEQRKAA, via the exons ATGACATTCGGGCAGACCCCTATCGATCAAATTAAAATTGATATGAGAGCCAGGGATGAAATCCCCAAACTTCTTTTGGGACTCCAACATATCTATTGCGACCAGAGTCTTCGACAAAAAGTTTTTGATATCCTCACGGACATGATCCCAGAAAGTACCGATTCTAAAAATGGACGTCCCGGTATGGACCTGTGGAAGATCCTTGTAATGGGCGTCATTCGGCTCAATTGCAATTGGGATTATGATAAACTCCAGGAAATGGTGAACAACCACAAAACAATAAGGCAGATGCTGGGGCATGGCATGATGGACAATGATATCGCCTACCCCCTTCAGACCCTGAAAGATAATGTCAGGCTTATGACCCCAGATATTCTTGACAAAATCAACACTCTGGTTGTGCAAGAAGGCCATAAACTTCTGATG AAAAAAACTTCGGACGATGGAGCCTTGATTGGGCGGTGTGATTCATTCGTTGTAGAAACCAATGTTCATTATCCCACAGATATCAACCTGCTTTTTGATGCAGTCCGAAAAATGATTCAAATTGCCGCTATTATCAGCCAGGACATTGGAACGAGTATGTGGCGGCAATCAGCGTATAATATTAAAGCATTTAAAAAGCTTTATCGAATAGTCCAGCGTTTGAAACATTCCACATCAAAGGATGAAAAGAAAAAGGCCAAAAGAGTCCAGCAAATTATGGATGCCCATACAGCATATATCAAGCTTGCTGAAAAATATATTCAAAAGGCGCGATTGACCGTGGAAATGATACCGGCATCCGATATTATATGTGCAGCCCGAGCTGAAGAATTACAAACATATATCAACTACGCACTTTGGCAAATTGATTTGATCAAACGCCGGGTGTTACAGGATGAAAAGATCCCCCATGAAGACAAGATTTTTTCGATTTTCGAACCCCACACGGAGTGGATTTCAAAAGGCAAGGCCGGTGTTCCCCAGGAATTGGGCTTGCGGGTATGTATCCTGGAGGACCAATATGGCTTTATCCTGCACCACCGGGTGATGGAGAAAGAAACCGATGATAAAGTCGCCGTTGCGATGGTAACATTGGCACAAAGCAAATTTTCTGATCTCAAAGGATGCAGTTTTGATAAAGGGTTTTACTCTCCAGGCAACAAAAAGGACCTGAAGGGCAGATTGGATATTTTGGTGCTTCCGAAAAAAGGCAGATGCAACAAGGCGGAATATGAAGAAGAAACAGCGGAAGATTTCATTCGTTTTAAAAGAAAACATTCAGCGGTGGAATCTGCCATAAACGGACTGGAAAATCATGGTCTTGACAGATGCCCGGATCATGGCATTCAAGGGTTTAAGAGGTATGTGAGCCTGTCGGTTTTGGCAAGAAATCTCCAGATCATCGGGCATCACATACAACAAAAGGGATTAAAAAAGCTGCAAGGGTCTGAACAGCGCAAAGCAGCTTAA
- a CDS encoding cobalamin-dependent protein (Presence of a B(12) (cobalamin)-binding domain implies dependence on cobalamin itself, in one of its several forms, or in some unusual lineages, dependence on a cobalamin-like analog.), with product MSEELFKAITTLNRTDAVRITEALLAGSESPQKILDVGRKAMQLIGERFEKGEYFLPELMVSGDILGAIAEKVKPVMEAQGDTKKIGKVVFGTVQGDIHDIAKDIVVFMLDVNGFEVIDLGVDVPPENFVKAVEEHQAKIVGLSGFLTLAIDPMERTIQALKAANLTDVKVMVGGGPVNQLVSDQIGADAWGSTAMDAVSIARNWAIA from the coding sequence ATGAGCGAAGAATTATTTAAAGCCATTACCACCTTGAACAGAACCGACGCCGTCCGCATCACCGAGGCACTGCTGGCCGGCAGCGAATCCCCGCAAAAAATTCTGGATGTGGGGCGCAAAGCCATGCAGCTCATTGGAGAGCGCTTTGAAAAAGGGGAATATTTTCTGCCCGAATTGATGGTGTCCGGCGATATTCTCGGGGCCATTGCCGAAAAGGTCAAGCCCGTTATGGAGGCCCAGGGCGACACCAAAAAAATCGGTAAAGTGGTGTTTGGAACCGTGCAGGGGGACATCCATGATATTGCCAAGGACATTGTGGTGTTCATGCTGGATGTGAACGGCTTTGAGGTGATTGACTTAGGGGTGGATGTGCCGCCTGAAAATTTTGTAAAGGCCGTTGAGGAACACCAGGCTAAGATTGTGGGGTTGAGCGGATTTTTAACCCTTGCCATTGACCCCATGGAACGGACCATCCAGGCCCTCAAAGCGGCCAACCTCACCGATGTGAAGGTGATGGTGGGCGGCGGCCCGGTCAACCAGCTGGTCTCTGACCAGATCGGGGCTGATGCCTGGGGCTCCACGGCCATGGATGCGGTGAGTATAGCCAGAAACTGGGCCATCGCTTGA
- a CDS encoding flavodoxin family protein, whose product METIKILGINGSNRRGGNSRFLLDQALAAAALAVPGCVDTEIYETGGRTYLPCTACDRCHSKLGVCRLEDDFAELRDKWLEADALIYSVPVYHAGIPGHLKCFIDRLGESVVEGFFSKQMKVVGCVTSGTGIATGQESVMNFINAHAMMLGCLPFAGEWPGAYTGAGGWTHVDPRKNALKDLHAGNDETTAYLVKSTRNMAAGIAQLAVLIKTGARQKQVHDLLEKSGRYTMFLRRISGTKPLAIEKPYDYFATDEDTQLEFDED is encoded by the coding sequence ATGGAAACCATAAAGATACTGGGAATCAACGGAAGCAACCGCAGGGGCGGCAACAGCCGTTTTCTGCTGGACCAGGCACTGGCGGCGGCAGCCCTGGCGGTGCCCGGATGCGTGGACACTGAAATTTATGAAACCGGCGGCCGGACGTATCTTCCCTGTACGGCCTGCGACCGCTGCCATTCAAAATTAGGGGTCTGCCGGCTTGAGGATGATTTTGCCGAACTGCGGGACAAATGGCTTGAAGCCGATGCCCTGATTTACTCCGTGCCGGTGTACCACGCCGGAATCCCGGGGCATTTGAAATGTTTTATTGACCGGCTGGGCGAAAGCGTGGTGGAGGGATTTTTTTCCAAACAGATGAAAGTGGTGGGGTGCGTCACCTCGGGAACCGGCATTGCCACCGGCCAGGAATCGGTCATGAATTTTATCAACGCCCATGCCATGATGCTGGGCTGTCTGCCCTTTGCCGGGGAGTGGCCCGGTGCCTATACCGGGGCCGGCGGATGGACCCACGTGGATCCCCGGAAAAATGCCCTGAAAGACCTTCACGCCGGCAACGATGAAACCACGGCCTACCTGGTCAAATCCACACGGAACATGGCCGCCGGCATCGCCCAGCTCGCTGTTTTGATCAAAACCGGGGCCCGGCAAAAGCAGGTTCACGACCTGCTCGAAAAGAGCGGCCGCTACACCATGTTTCTCCGGCGGATTTCCGGGACAAAACCCCTGGCCATTGAAAAGCCCTATGACTATTTTGCCACTGATGAGGATACCCAGCTGGAATTTGATGAGGATTAA
- a CDS encoding LuxR C-terminal-related transcriptional regulator yields the protein MIIQTKLTMPPLREKMVQRSQLTGIIEQGKDHSLIFITGQAGAGKTCLAVQWLSRYEKRAAWYSLDNQDNDPDLFSRYLLSAMLTCSKKIAQAFSPFLQGQKTIPIQKAVQRIIDEFVDFKDHFFLVLDDYHAIESTQIHEAIQYLIECAPACLHLVILSRSALPFPTARLTVGNRLIQVSAMDLKFSLDETACFLSDLFNIRLLPEQLKKIFQLTEGWVSGLQLVGLSLNRQPLQDLSRISLKEHKTFAMDYFREEVFRVQPEPVQQFLLKTSILTRFNATLCENITGMKDSGAILEQLDRNNIFIIALDPSREWFRYHALFADSLKKHLKQTHSEQVPDLEKKAALWYAANDHFELAFIHAHASGDIHFLADVLEDHLMFYLLACEFVTIARWLNKIPDALVNQRLILLLYRQLLATEQWNLSQADFLMKNIRDRKDALLSRYTGAKQQRARDLWLAAEHSNAIFKHPDRHDAHQLALDLKTISPGHLYIKMYLLDFIPWSLMESGETQQLAGTVLDNLAFYKQKKLGFGVFNLLRIYASIEITMGHMSRAEEKLKAELDMAKEAGLSKLPFRSDYFVIMAMIHAMRNEPDLALENISSAMAYLEETNLNLIQCDAHIQQACILQAMGRETVASFAMEKALEKSAAMGSPYLLAVAECAAARLALFQGEPSRARQWADGRKLNVNEPFSECFESECLLAAHLWVDQGEYEKAVLLLETLRPRSLKRLRAEPVLRIDILLSAALYRLDRKKEAFLFLECAVCFAVPEKYIQPFILFSAYIGELLLSLQNAADPLIQAHAGELCRQCGLAHGPCRESGKSIPVNSFESLTPREVDILKMMASGHSNNDIAANLFVSVNTVKFYNKNIFAKLEVKNRVQAGIKARKLNII from the coding sequence ATGATCATCCAGACCAAACTGACAATGCCCCCCCTGAGGGAAAAAATGGTCCAGCGCAGCCAGTTGACCGGGATCATAGAACAGGGCAAAGACCACTCCTTGATCTTTATCACCGGACAGGCCGGGGCCGGCAAAACCTGCCTGGCGGTCCAGTGGCTTTCCCGGTACGAAAAACGGGCCGCCTGGTATTCCCTGGACAATCAGGACAATGATCCGGATCTGTTCTCCCGGTACCTGTTATCGGCCATGCTCACGTGCAGCAAAAAAATTGCCCAGGCCTTCAGCCCGTTTCTCCAGGGGCAGAAAACCATTCCCATCCAAAAGGCCGTGCAGCGGATAATTGATGAGTTTGTGGACTTTAAAGACCATTTTTTTCTGGTGCTGGATGATTACCACGCCATTGAATCAACCCAAATTCACGAGGCCATTCAATATCTTATTGAGTGCGCGCCGGCCTGCCTTCACCTGGTCATCCTCAGCCGGTCCGCCCTGCCCTTTCCCACAGCCCGGCTCACCGTGGGAAACCGGTTGATCCAGGTCAGTGCCATGGATTTAAAATTCAGCCTGGATGAAACCGCCTGTTTCCTGTCAGATCTCTTCAATATCCGGCTTTTGCCCGAACAGCTCAAAAAAATTTTTCAACTCACCGAAGGCTGGGTATCGGGGCTTCAGCTGGTGGGGCTCTCCTTGAACCGGCAGCCGCTTCAGGATCTTTCCAGAATCTCCCTTAAAGAGCACAAAACCTTTGCCATGGATTATTTCAGGGAAGAGGTGTTCCGGGTGCAGCCGGAACCGGTTCAGCAGTTTTTGCTCAAAACATCCATTCTGACCCGGTTTAATGCAACGCTTTGTGAAAACATCACCGGGATGAAAGATTCAGGTGCCATCCTTGAACAGCTGGACCGGAACAATATCTTCATCATTGCCCTTGACCCGTCCCGGGAGTGGTTCCGGTACCATGCCCTGTTTGCCGATTCCCTGAAAAAACACCTGAAACAAACCCATTCCGAACAGGTCCCGGATCTGGAGAAAAAAGCCGCGCTCTGGTACGCGGCCAACGATCATTTTGAGCTGGCCTTTATACACGCCCATGCCTCGGGGGATATCCATTTTCTGGCCGACGTGCTGGAAGACCATCTCATGTTCTATCTTCTGGCCTGCGAATTTGTCACGATTGCCCGGTGGCTGAACAAAATCCCCGACGCCCTGGTCAACCAGCGACTTATCCTGCTCTTATACCGGCAGCTGCTGGCAACGGAGCAGTGGAACCTGTCCCAGGCCGACTTTTTAATGAAAAATATCCGGGACAGGAAAGATGCGCTGCTTTCCCGGTATACCGGGGCAAAGCAGCAGCGGGCCAGGGATTTATGGCTGGCGGCAGAACACTCCAATGCCATTTTTAAACATCCGGACCGGCACGACGCCCATCAGCTGGCCCTGGACCTTAAAACCATCAGCCCCGGACATCTTTACATTAAAATGTATCTTTTGGATTTTATCCCCTGGAGCCTCATGGAAAGCGGCGAGACCCAGCAACTTGCCGGTACGGTTCTGGATAACCTTGCCTTCTATAAGCAGAAAAAACTCGGGTTCGGGGTATTTAACCTGCTCCGGATTTACGCCTCGATAGAGATCACCATGGGCCACATGTCCCGGGCAGAGGAAAAACTCAAAGCCGAACTGGACATGGCCAAAGAGGCCGGTCTGTCAAAGCTGCCCTTCCGGTCGGATTACTTTGTCATCATGGCCATGATCCATGCCATGCGAAACGAACCGGACCTTGCATTGGAGAACATTTCTTCGGCCATGGCATACCTTGAAGAAACCAACCTGAACCTGATCCAGTGCGATGCCCATATCCAGCAGGCCTGTATCCTCCAGGCCATGGGCCGGGAGACCGTCGCCTCCTTTGCCATGGAAAAGGCCCTGGAAAAAAGCGCCGCCATGGGCAGCCCCTACCTTCTGGCCGTGGCCGAGTGTGCCGCCGCAAGGCTTGCGCTTTTTCAAGGGGAACCGTCCCGGGCCCGGCAATGGGCCGATGGCAGAAAACTGAATGTCAACGAGCCCTTTTCGGAATGTTTTGAATCCGAATGCCTGCTGGCCGCCCATTTGTGGGTGGACCAGGGCGAGTATGAAAAAGCGGTGCTGCTGCTGGAGACCCTGAGGCCAAGGTCGTTAAAGCGGCTGAGGGCCGAACCGGTCTTAAGGATTGATATCCTCCTTTCCGCGGCCCTGTACCGCCTGGACCGGAAAAAAGAGGCGTTTCTTTTCCTGGAATGCGCCGTCTGTTTTGCCGTGCCTGAAAAATACATTCAGCCCTTTATCCTCTTTTCCGCCTATATCGGGGAGTTGCTCCTGTCCCTTCAGAATGCGGCGGATCCCCTGATTCAGGCCCATGCCGGCGAACTTTGCCGCCAATGCGGCCTGGCGCATGGCCCTTGCC
- a CDS encoding arginine deiminase family protein, whose amino-acid sequence MFKYAIVKTPASTLTAGITASPELGAPDYAKALEQHQTYIRALEACGVGVTVLDPDENFPDSCFIEDVAVCTRAFAMVTRPGARSRMGEQEDTAAVLSGFYDHIEQITAPGTLEGGDVMMVKDHYYIGLSDRTNREGAAQLIAALSAHGMDGSMVEMSDMLHLKTGLSYLEENILLAAGEFKNKKEFRSFDMIEIPEEESYAANCIRVNDYVIVPEWFPKTRKLIEDAGLKTMAVDTSEFRKLDGGLSCLSLRF is encoded by the coding sequence ATGTTTAAATATGCCATTGTTAAAACCCCGGCATCTACTTTAACGGCCGGCATTACCGCTTCGCCTGAACTGGGCGCCCCTGATTATGCGAAGGCGTTGGAACAGCACCAAACCTATATCCGGGCCCTTGAGGCCTGCGGGGTCGGCGTGACCGTGCTGGACCCGGACGAGAATTTTCCGGATTCCTGTTTTATTGAGGATGTGGCCGTCTGCACCCGGGCCTTTGCCATGGTCACCCGCCCCGGCGCCCGGTCCCGGATGGGGGAACAAGAAGACACGGCAGCCGTCCTCAGCGGATTTTATGACCACATTGAGCAGATAACGGCCCCGGGCACCCTGGAAGGCGGGGATGTGATGATGGTAAAGGACCACTATTATATCGGCCTTTCGGACCGGACCAACCGGGAAGGGGCGGCGCAGCTCATTGCGGCCTTGAGTGCCCACGGGATGGACGGGTCCATGGTTGAAATGAGCGATATGCTTCACTTAAAGACCGGGTTGTCATACCTGGAAGAGAACATCCTTTTGGCGGCAGGCGAATTCAAAAATAAAAAAGAGTTCCGTTCCTTTGATATGATTGAGATTCCCGAAGAGGAGAGTTACGCGGCCAACTGCATCCGGGTCAACGATTATGTGATTGTCCCGGAATGGTTTCCCAAAACAAGAAAATTGATCGAAGATGCCGGGCTCAAAACCATGGCCGTGGACACCTCGGAATTCAGAAAACTGGACGGCGGGCTGAGCTGCCTGTCACTCCGGTTTTAA
- a CDS encoding DUF917 domain-containing protein, producing the protein MIKNLTRQDLTDILYGCTILGTGGGGEIQEGMDLIEEALSHGRQFRLIPVDEVPDNALICTPYFLGAVSPVSEQEKQQYDRLPRLAENPIMAAVNRFKAYLGADFYGTISCEMGGANSALSFYVAAMIQGFIVDADPAGRAVPEITHSTYYLNGLPASPIVLVNAFGETAICENIIDDKRAEQLVRSLAVASANDIAAVDHALEMKVLRPAVIKGAVSYALKLGQVLRLARQTQEDSAQAIAGAGSGFVAFRGTIEDFSWKNQEGFTIGDILIRGTGRYAGHTYKINFKNENMISWLDNEVHATIPDLICLMDTDTDEPVTNPNHEKGRAVAVLILPAPKAFLTEKGLKIFGPEYLGYGFKYKPAVKKI; encoded by the coding sequence TTGATCAAAAATTTGACCCGACAGGATTTAACCGACATTTTATATGGCTGTACCATCCTTGGCACCGGCGGCGGCGGAGAGATCCAGGAAGGGATGGACCTCATTGAGGAGGCCCTTTCCCATGGCCGGCAGTTCCGGCTTATTCCCGTGGATGAGGTCCCGGACAATGCCCTGATCTGCACCCCCTATTTTCTGGGTGCCGTATCCCCGGTGTCGGAACAGGAAAAACAGCAGTACGACCGGCTGCCCCGGCTGGCCGAAAACCCCATTATGGCAGCCGTAAATCGGTTTAAAGCCTACCTTGGCGCCGATTTTTACGGGACCATCTCCTGTGAAATGGGCGGGGCCAACTCCGCCTTGTCCTTTTATGTGGCGGCCATGATCCAGGGCTTTATCGTTGATGCGGACCCCGCCGGACGGGCCGTGCCTGAAATTACCCACTCCACCTACTATTTAAACGGGCTGCCCGCATCCCCCATTGTCCTGGTCAATGCCTTTGGAGAGACCGCCATCTGTGAAAATATCATTGATGACAAACGGGCCGAACAGCTGGTCCGTTCCCTTGCCGTGGCCAGCGCCAATGATATTGCCGCCGTGGATCACGCCCTTGAAATGAAGGTGCTGCGGCCGGCGGTGATTAAAGGCGCCGTGTCCTATGCCTTGAAACTCGGGCAAGTGTTACGGCTGGCGCGCCAGACCCAGGAGGACTCAGCCCAGGCCATTGCCGGGGCCGGCAGCGGATTTGTGGCCTTCAGGGGAACCATAGAAGACTTTTCCTGGAAAAACCAGGAGGGGTTTACCATCGGGGATATCCTGATTCGGGGAACCGGCAGATATGCCGGCCATACCTATAAAATTAATTTTAAGAATGAAAACATGATTTCATGGCTGGACAACGAAGTCCATGCTACGATTCCGGACTTGATCTGCCTGATGGATACAGATACGGATGAACCGGTGACCAACCCCAACCATGAAAAGGGAAGGGCGGTGGCCGTTCTGATTCTGCCGGCCCCCAAAGCCTTTTTAACGGAAAAAGGCTTGAAAATTTTCGGGCCTGAGTATTTGGGCTATGGTTTTAAGTACAAGCCTGCGGTAAAAAAAATATAG
- a CDS encoding MFS transporter, giving the protein MEPEQVNSTFNRPMVIVTAIIVGITANCFIAGMPVILNEMVVKWAYSEQKIGFVASAYMGGMTVASVLCTFVITTLNRRWILAAGTVLAVISHLLIAMVQPDTMAPLVLIWIFAGFSQGINWSLVLACLSGTSNPTRNFAVLYLFSVAFIGLELIALPYLSATWNVEAIFYAFALVTLVCFVFIRFFPARYIETPEELEHKAKNPVVLPCFLSLGAICFFAANVNTFWAYAERIGLASGLSDGTVLTCLSLGNLASLTSCLFATWLGGRFGQARPLMITLVAEILIMAGLGISLTPMAYILGSTLFFMFWNVTDIFQLGSLSGFDHTGRYAVLVPAFQGIGFTLGPALAALLVGEDGTGFGPVLLMCAVSVLVSLGFYIVIHRKWGEYAI; this is encoded by the coding sequence ATGGAACCAGAACAGGTAAATTCAACATTTAATCGTCCTATGGTGATTGTAACGGCCATCATTGTCGGCATCACTGCCAATTGCTTTATTGCCGGTATGCCGGTCATACTCAACGAGATGGTGGTGAAATGGGCCTATTCAGAACAGAAAATCGGGTTTGTGGCGTCTGCGTATATGGGGGGAATGACCGTGGCCTCCGTTTTGTGCACCTTTGTGATCACCACCTTGAACCGGCGCTGGATCCTGGCCGCCGGGACCGTTCTGGCCGTCATCAGCCACCTGCTCATTGCCATGGTTCAGCCCGACACCATGGCCCCCCTGGTTCTGATCTGGATATTTGCCGGGTTCAGCCAGGGAATCAACTGGTCCCTGGTGCTGGCCTGCCTGTCCGGAACAAGCAACCCCACCCGGAACTTTGCTGTTTTATATCTGTTCTCGGTTGCCTTTATCGGGCTTGAGCTGATTGCCCTGCCGTATCTGTCCGCAACGTGGAATGTTGAGGCCATATTTTATGCCTTTGCCCTGGTAACGCTGGTCTGCTTTGTGTTCATCCGGTTTTTTCCCGCAAGATACATTGAAACCCCGGAGGAGCTTGAACACAAGGCTAAGAATCCGGTGGTGCTGCCCTGTTTCCTCAGCCTGGGGGCCATCTGTTTTTTCGCTGCCAATGTCAATACCTTCTGGGCTTATGCAGAGAGAATCGGGCTGGCATCGGGCCTTTCAGACGGTACGGTCCTGACCTGCCTGTCTTTGGGGAATCTGGCAAGCCTGACCAGCTGCCTGTTTGCCACCTGGCTCGGGGGTAGATTCGGCCAGGCCCGCCCCCTGATGATTACCCTGGTGGCTGAAATCCTGATCATGGCGGGCCTGGGAATATCATTGACCCCCATGGCCTATATCCTGGGATCCACCCTGTTTTTCATGTTCTGGAACGTAACCGATATATTTCAGCTGGGCTCCCTCAGCGGCTTTGACCATACGGGCCGGTATGCGGTTCTGGTGCCGGCTTTTCAGGGGATCGGCTTTACGTTGGGACCGGCCCTGGCCGCCCTTTTGGTGGGTGAGGACGGCACAGGTTTTGGTCCGGTGCTCCTGATGTGCGCGGTCAGTGTCCTGGTCAGCCTCGGATTTTACATTGTGATTCACAGAAAATGGGGAGAATATGCCATATGA
- a CDS encoding dihydropteroate synthase, with the protein MIIVGELINATRKAVQTAIETKDGAFIRKLAQDQAGAGAAYIDANAGVFRDKETGCLKWVIDQILDACDIPVCVDSPNPEVLDQALNYLSAKTGTPPMINSISLETDKLEAMLPMVSGSDFKIIALCMNDKGTPATVDERLSIADALINKLIQANVKPENIYVDPLVQAISTNVSFGTAFLDTIEKLMDRHEGIHTMCGLSNISFGMPARGLMNRTFMAMAVAKGLDGAIANPLDQKMMAAIVTAEALACRDGYCMNYLKAFRAGML; encoded by the coding sequence ATGATTATCGTCGGTGAATTGATCAACGCCACCCGGAAGGCCGTACAGACCGCCATTGAAACAAAGGACGGGGCCTTTATCCGGAAACTTGCACAGGATCAGGCCGGGGCCGGGGCTGCCTATATTGATGCCAATGCCGGGGTCTTCAGGGACAAGGAGACCGGTTGCCTTAAATGGGTCATTGACCAGATTCTTGATGCCTGCGACATCCCGGTCTGTGTTGACAGCCCCAACCCTGAAGTGCTGGACCAGGCGTTAAATTATCTGTCCGCCAAAACCGGCACCCCCCCCATGATTAACTCCATCTCCCTTGAAACGGACAAGCTTGAAGCCATGCTGCCCATGGTGTCCGGCAGCGACTTTAAAATCATTGCCCTTTGCATGAACGACAAAGGCACCCCGGCCACGGTGGATGAACGGCTTTCCATTGCCGATGCGCTGATCAATAAGCTGATCCAGGCCAATGTGAAACCTGAAAATATCTATGTTGACCCCCTGGTTCAGGCCATCAGCACCAATGTCTCTTTTGGCACGGCATTTTTAGACACCATTGAAAAGCTCATGGACCGGCATGAAGGCATCCACACCATGTGCGGGCTGTCCAACATCTCCTTTGGCATGCCTGCAAGGGGGCTCATGAACCGGACCTTCATGGCCATGGCCGTTGCCAAGGGACTGGACGGCGCCATTGCCAACCCCCTGGACCAAAAGATGATGGCCGCCATTGTAACGGCTGAGGCCCTTGCCTGCAGGGACGGGTATTGTATGAACTACTTAAAGGCCTTCAGGGCCGGAATGCTTTAG